The Daucus carota subsp. sativus chromosome 7, DH1 v3.0, whole genome shotgun sequence genome window below encodes:
- the LOC108193821 gene encoding probable disease resistance protein RF9 isoform X2, whose protein sequence is MADAVVSFAVERLGDLLISESKLLSGVTNQVNEVRDDLKRMQNFLKEAEKRQIQDERVRGWVNEIKELAFRTEDVIELFALQAGGSGFKEALRRSACITCHLISRHKVAMDINGIKAKLADIQQSLPTFGITGLEQGETSVPQRIFYSHDVEKDFVGMEKEIDQLVSDLKKKDEKHEVVSLWGMGGQGKTTLAQKLYNHVEIRDHFEAFAWVCISQQFDREKVLKGILTQLLPDGREGEVSNMEDTELVDGLRRVQLEKKCLIVIDDIWNVDSWRMLQPAFPLGETTSGCKILLTTRYLSVAEIGSVCKIPGLTEDEGWQLLSRKTRIYDQPELLVASEMERIGRNMVRRCKGLPLAISSLGGILKGKQLVREWEKINNDITFYLAKGKGVTEDNEYYTVKRVLGLSYDNLPSRLRHCFLCFANYKEDEIIDTEELYIIWMAEGLISVEDRAQGEMMLEVAERYLDELAHRSLVTIKTYRLANESWPKHKTCVVHDLIQDMCWSKVKEEGVMNVIDLESKLDIGSRAGIVRRLCVRSYNANRDVLEPYDRQVLAQIRSLFIWNGWKLDPPVWPNNIFTLEKFKLLRVFTAKNFKLSKENVRSLSELVYLKYLSLERCELDILPASIGKLRNLETLDVRTRGGALSIPNVLWKLKLLIHLYLPRDMSVGGGAKKLRSEGLNELELFYGFNSKYCEAHDLFQLPKLKAFTGYMTVEENLTTQTIIDFGNAKLRESHHVKIGIVDSETEVGLVVLLECSFMDSLYIRASVCVIPKVYDCTRFSRRLTELTLDGFIFEENPMILLGNLPNLRFLTLSLVKNTYLDGEIVCSSVSFPKLETLFFGEYKRLRKWRLEQGAMPNLTHLFIRKCLELEMLPEAAGAAPG, encoded by the exons ATGGCCGACGCAGTAGTATCTTTCGCAGTTGAAAGACTCGGAGATCTGTTAATCTCCGAATCTAAACTCTTATCCGGAGTGACCAACCAAGTGAATGAGGTTCGGGATGACCTCAAGCGAATGcagaattttttaaaagaagctGAAAAGAGACAAATTCAAGATGAAAGAGTGCGAGGCTGGGTGAATGAGATCAAAGAGCTTGCCTTCAGAACAGAAGATGTTATTGAGCTTTTTGCACTACAAGCTGGTGGATCGGGCTTCAAGGAAGCGCTACGAAGATCAGCTTGCATCACATGTCACTTGATAAGCCGCCACAAAGTTGCTATGGATATCAATGGAATAAAAGCTAAACTAGCTGATATCCAACAGAGTCTACCAACATTTGGTATTACAGGACTCGAACAAGGAGAAACCTCAGTTCCACAAAGAATTTTTTATTCTCATGATGTTGAAAAGGATTTTGTTGGAATGGAGAAGGAAATAGATCAGCTGGTATCTgatttgaagaagaaagatgagaaaCATGAAGTAGTTTCACTCTGGGGAATGGGAGGCCAAGGGAAAACTACACTCGCTCAAAAACTTTATAACCATGTTGAAATCAGAGATCACTTCGAAGCTTTTGCGTGGGTTTGTATCAGCCAGCAATTTGACAGAGAAAAAGTTCTTAAAGGAATCCTTACACAACTTCTCCCTGATGGTAGGGAGGGGGAAGTTTCAAacatggaggatactgaattgGTCGATGGACTACGCAGAGTTCAACTAGAAAAGAAGTGTTTAATAGTTATTGACGACATCTGGAATGTTGATTCTTGGAGAATGTTGCAGCCTGCATTTCCACTTGGTGAGACGACTAGTGGTTGCAAGATCTTACTCACCACTCGTTACTTATCTGTGGCAGAAATTGGGTCAGTTTGTAAGATCCCGGGTTTGACAGAAGATGAGGGCTGGCAGCTACTTTCTAGGAAAACAAGAATATATGACCAGCCAG AGCTACTGGTGGCCTCGGAGATGGAAAGAATCGGAAGGAACATGGTTAGAAGATGCAAAGGTTTACCACTTGCTATATCATCGCTGGGAGGAATTTTGAAAGGCAAACAATTGGTGAGAGAGTGGGAGAAAATAAATAATGATATTACTTTCTACTTGGCCAAGGGCAAGGGAGTCACTGAGGATAATGAATACTACACTGTGAAGCGGGTTTTGGGCTTGAGTTATGATAATCTACCATCTCGTTTGCGACATTGTTTTCTTTGTTTCGCCAATTATAAAGAGGATGAAATCATTGACACCGAGGAATTGTACATTATTTGGATGGCAGAGGGTCTGATATCAGTGGAAGATAGAGCACAAGGAGAGATGATGTTGGAAGTAGCAGAACGCTATTTGGATGAATTAGCACACCGAAGTCTTGTGACAATTAAAACATATAGATTAGCAAATGAGTCTTGGCCCAAGCACAAAACATGTGTTGTTCATGATCTTATTCAAGATATGTGCTGGTCTAAAGTAAAAGAGGAAGGAGTAATGAATGTTATTGATTTAGAGAGCAAACTTGACATTGGATCCAGAGCAGGCATAGTACGCAGATTGTGTGTTCGCTCATATAATGCTAACAGAGATGTGTTAGAACCTTATGATCGACAAGTACTTGCACAAATTCGATCTCTTTTCATTTGGAATGGTTGGAAGCTCGACCCTCCAGTGTGGCCCAACAATATATTTACTCTTGAAAAATTTAAACTGCTCCGAGTTTTTACAGCCAAGAACTTTAAATTAAGCAAGGAAAATGTAAGAAGCCTGTCGGAGCTAGTTTACTTGAAGTATTTGAGTTTAGAACGTTGTGAGTTGGATATATTGCCAGCGTCAATAGGGAAGCTACGAAATTTGGAAACCCTTGATGTAAGAACGCGAGGTGGTGCCTTGAGCATACCAAATGTTCTTTGGAAGCTCAAGTTGTTAATACATTTGTACCTCCCACGTGATATGTCAGTTGGAGGTGGAGCTAAGAAGTTGAGATCGGAAGGTTTAAATGAGCTAGAACTGTTCTACGGTTTCAACTCAAAGTATTGTGAAGCACATGATCTCTTTCAATTACCCAAACTCAAAGCTTTTACAGGATATATGACAGTCGAGGAAAACCTCACGACACAGACTATTATTGATTTTGGCAATGCCAAATTGAGGGAATCGCATCACGTGAAAATTGGAATTGTTGACAGTGAAACAGAAGTTGGTTTGGTTGTACTTTTGGAGTGTAGTTTCATGGATTCGTTATACATACGGGCATCTGTATGCGTAATTCCGAAGGTGTACGACTGCACTCGTTTCTCTAGACGTCTCACCGAGCTAACCTTGGACGGGTTTATATTTGAGGAAAATCCAATGATATTATTAGGAAATCTTCCCAACCTACGTTTTTTAACTCTATCTTTAGTGAAAAACACTTATTTGGACGGGGAGATAGTGTGTTCTTCTGTGAGTTTTCCGAAACTTGAGACACTATTTTTCGGTGAATATAAAAGGTTAAGAAAATGGAGGTTGGAACAAGGAGCCATGCCAAATCTCACTCATTTGTTTATTAGGAAGTGCTTAGAGTTGGAGATGCTTCCAGAAG CTGCAGGAGCAGCACCAGGTTGA
- the LOC108193821 gene encoding disease resistance protein RPP8 isoform X1, translated as MADAVVSFAVERLGDLLISESKLLSGVTNQVNEVRDDLKRMQNFLKEAEKRQIQDERVRGWVNEIKELAFRTEDVIELFALQAGGSGFKEALRRSACITCHLISRHKVAMDINGIKAKLADIQQSLPTFGITGLEQGETSVPQRIFYSHDVEKDFVGMEKEIDQLVSDLKKKDEKHEVVSLWGMGGQGKTTLAQKLYNHVEIRDHFEAFAWVCISQQFDREKVLKGILTQLLPDGREGEVSNMEDTELVDGLRRVQLEKKCLIVIDDIWNVDSWRMLQPAFPLGETTSGCKILLTTRYLSVAEIGSVCKIPGLTEDEGWQLLSRKTRIYDQPELLVASEMERIGRNMVRRCKGLPLAISSLGGILKGKQLVREWEKINNDITFYLAKGKGVTEDNEYYTVKRVLGLSYDNLPSRLRHCFLCFANYKEDEIIDTEELYIIWMAEGLISVEDRAQGEMMLEVAERYLDELAHRSLVTIKTYRLANESWPKHKTCVVHDLIQDMCWSKVKEEGVMNVIDLESKLDIGSRAGIVRRLCVRSYNANRDVLEPYDRQVLAQIRSLFIWNGWKLDPPVWPNNIFTLEKFKLLRVFTAKNFKLSKENVRSLSELVYLKYLSLERCELDILPASIGKLRNLETLDVRTRGGALSIPNVLWKLKLLIHLYLPRDMSVGGGAKKLRSEGLNELELFYGFNSKYCEAHDLFQLPKLKAFTGYMTVEENLTTQTIIDFGNAKLRESHHVKIGIVDSETEVGLVVLLECSFMDSLYIRASVCVIPKVYDCTRFSRRLTELTLDGFIFEENPMILLGNLPNLRFLTLSLVKNTYLDGEIVCSSVSFPKLETLFFGEYKRLRKWRLEQGAMPNLTHLFIRKCLELEMLPEGLKHLTSLKQLYIISMLKEFTDKIKVIDGVEGQDFYKIRHIPRIIYDFD; from the exons ATGGCCGACGCAGTAGTATCTTTCGCAGTTGAAAGACTCGGAGATCTGTTAATCTCCGAATCTAAACTCTTATCCGGAGTGACCAACCAAGTGAATGAGGTTCGGGATGACCTCAAGCGAATGcagaattttttaaaagaagctGAAAAGAGACAAATTCAAGATGAAAGAGTGCGAGGCTGGGTGAATGAGATCAAAGAGCTTGCCTTCAGAACAGAAGATGTTATTGAGCTTTTTGCACTACAAGCTGGTGGATCGGGCTTCAAGGAAGCGCTACGAAGATCAGCTTGCATCACATGTCACTTGATAAGCCGCCACAAAGTTGCTATGGATATCAATGGAATAAAAGCTAAACTAGCTGATATCCAACAGAGTCTACCAACATTTGGTATTACAGGACTCGAACAAGGAGAAACCTCAGTTCCACAAAGAATTTTTTATTCTCATGATGTTGAAAAGGATTTTGTTGGAATGGAGAAGGAAATAGATCAGCTGGTATCTgatttgaagaagaaagatgagaaaCATGAAGTAGTTTCACTCTGGGGAATGGGAGGCCAAGGGAAAACTACACTCGCTCAAAAACTTTATAACCATGTTGAAATCAGAGATCACTTCGAAGCTTTTGCGTGGGTTTGTATCAGCCAGCAATTTGACAGAGAAAAAGTTCTTAAAGGAATCCTTACACAACTTCTCCCTGATGGTAGGGAGGGGGAAGTTTCAAacatggaggatactgaattgGTCGATGGACTACGCAGAGTTCAACTAGAAAAGAAGTGTTTAATAGTTATTGACGACATCTGGAATGTTGATTCTTGGAGAATGTTGCAGCCTGCATTTCCACTTGGTGAGACGACTAGTGGTTGCAAGATCTTACTCACCACTCGTTACTTATCTGTGGCAGAAATTGGGTCAGTTTGTAAGATCCCGGGTTTGACAGAAGATGAGGGCTGGCAGCTACTTTCTAGGAAAACAAGAATATATGACCAGCCAG AGCTACTGGTGGCCTCGGAGATGGAAAGAATCGGAAGGAACATGGTTAGAAGATGCAAAGGTTTACCACTTGCTATATCATCGCTGGGAGGAATTTTGAAAGGCAAACAATTGGTGAGAGAGTGGGAGAAAATAAATAATGATATTACTTTCTACTTGGCCAAGGGCAAGGGAGTCACTGAGGATAATGAATACTACACTGTGAAGCGGGTTTTGGGCTTGAGTTATGATAATCTACCATCTCGTTTGCGACATTGTTTTCTTTGTTTCGCCAATTATAAAGAGGATGAAATCATTGACACCGAGGAATTGTACATTATTTGGATGGCAGAGGGTCTGATATCAGTGGAAGATAGAGCACAAGGAGAGATGATGTTGGAAGTAGCAGAACGCTATTTGGATGAATTAGCACACCGAAGTCTTGTGACAATTAAAACATATAGATTAGCAAATGAGTCTTGGCCCAAGCACAAAACATGTGTTGTTCATGATCTTATTCAAGATATGTGCTGGTCTAAAGTAAAAGAGGAAGGAGTAATGAATGTTATTGATTTAGAGAGCAAACTTGACATTGGATCCAGAGCAGGCATAGTACGCAGATTGTGTGTTCGCTCATATAATGCTAACAGAGATGTGTTAGAACCTTATGATCGACAAGTACTTGCACAAATTCGATCTCTTTTCATTTGGAATGGTTGGAAGCTCGACCCTCCAGTGTGGCCCAACAATATATTTACTCTTGAAAAATTTAAACTGCTCCGAGTTTTTACAGCCAAGAACTTTAAATTAAGCAAGGAAAATGTAAGAAGCCTGTCGGAGCTAGTTTACTTGAAGTATTTGAGTTTAGAACGTTGTGAGTTGGATATATTGCCAGCGTCAATAGGGAAGCTACGAAATTTGGAAACCCTTGATGTAAGAACGCGAGGTGGTGCCTTGAGCATACCAAATGTTCTTTGGAAGCTCAAGTTGTTAATACATTTGTACCTCCCACGTGATATGTCAGTTGGAGGTGGAGCTAAGAAGTTGAGATCGGAAGGTTTAAATGAGCTAGAACTGTTCTACGGTTTCAACTCAAAGTATTGTGAAGCACATGATCTCTTTCAATTACCCAAACTCAAAGCTTTTACAGGATATATGACAGTCGAGGAAAACCTCACGACACAGACTATTATTGATTTTGGCAATGCCAAATTGAGGGAATCGCATCACGTGAAAATTGGAATTGTTGACAGTGAAACAGAAGTTGGTTTGGTTGTACTTTTGGAGTGTAGTTTCATGGATTCGTTATACATACGGGCATCTGTATGCGTAATTCCGAAGGTGTACGACTGCACTCGTTTCTCTAGACGTCTCACCGAGCTAACCTTGGACGGGTTTATATTTGAGGAAAATCCAATGATATTATTAGGAAATCTTCCCAACCTACGTTTTTTAACTCTATCTTTAGTGAAAAACACTTATTTGGACGGGGAGATAGTGTGTTCTTCTGTGAGTTTTCCGAAACTTGAGACACTATTTTTCGGTGAATATAAAAGGTTAAGAAAATGGAGGTTGGAACAAGGAGCCATGCCAAATCTCACTCATTTGTTTATTAGGAAGTGCTTAGAGTTGGAGATGCTTCCAGAAGGTTTGAAACACTTGACTTCCTTAAAACAACTCTATATTATATCTATGCTAAAAGAATTCACAGATAAAATTAAGGTGATAGATGGCGTGGAAGGCCAAGATTTCTACAAAATTCGTCACATTCCTCGGATAATATATGACTTTGACTAG